The Juglans regia cultivar Chandler chromosome 10, Walnut 2.0, whole genome shotgun sequence genome includes the window ATTTCCTCTCGCTGGTATGATTCACCTTTAGTTTTTGcctatttgacatgtttattcATGACTTCTCCTACATTTTTTTACCCagaaaatgtataaacattttcCACATTTGCTGCTGTAATTTTAAAAGGcagcaatatatatatctatacatatacatatatatatatatatatatatatataaatcacagCCAAcgcaaaccaaaaaaatatggGGTAACATCGATAGCCATACTTGAAGCTGAAATTTAAGGCATATATACCTTGAATGTTTTGCTTGCCCACCTCTCACAAAGCAACTCCCAAACAGGTTTCTCTACCATGGGTGTCCCACCACGCAGGGCCTCCTCATGCGATCCATATTTTTGGTAGATTTTGTGCAATTCATAATGATATGCATTATACTTTTCGGACAAATGCAATACAACCATTTCCCGATGGTTGTCTTTCCCCCAATCCAATACAAAATCAGCCTGCAAGTTCAATTATGCTTGTTGTTACATATTTTCAGCAAACTTACTATAAGCGAAATTAGTCAACAACTACATTTTAATTGGTTACTATAAAATAACTCTCCTACCCTAACCCGGTCAACCAGCTCTTGTTTATTCTCCTCAGGTACAAAACTCCAACTTTCATGCCTCTTGTCAGCATATACTTTAATGATCCACGTAACTCGACCAGTGAAGATGGAGGCATTCTCGCACGAAGGACCTCGATGGCCATCCTTTATATCCAAAGGAACCTTACCCACCTTCTAAAGGCGTTCAAATAGTGTGCCCCACGCAGTCCCTCGACCCCGTTTCTGAAGAGGTGGATCTATATCTCGAAAATGTATGGAGTTAaatcaagaattaaaataagatcCACAAACCAGAATAAATGCTCCAATTTGACTCCTCtataaattgatcacaaaagATGCATACGTTATGAGTACTACGAAAGGCTTACCTGTATTAATATTCCCCTCTCCACCCTATGCTGCTTCCATGCACTTGTACACCTGCACCTCCTACTGCTTGAGTTGATTCATTTGGGTCCACCTCGTCTCGTAAAATATTTCTCGGAGGCAATGCTTCTGAATCTAGAGTGCTACATATGATCGGTCTTGAGTGTCGGAGTCGCCCCCTTCTTCCGCTCTTTACAGATCTCCACATCCTTGCctttgcttgaattcaattgaagAACTTGTAACATGTAGCAAACAAAACACTAGTAagtactaattaatatactatttACATACTAAACCCAGATAATAGATCATTCAGCCTCTATATATAGagtaaatcattataaatagacCACTAGAGAGAATGCCTTTATAGATGAACAGATTTATAATGTTTGATGTTCACTGCTACACATAGATGTATCTAGAATATTACTAATATTGCAAGTAATATTCACCCACCTTAGATCATACATTTATTAACTAAGAATATTTAATGGATATAATTCCTGTTGTAATTCATTTTGTGGGGTTCATAGATAAATCAATAGTAATGGGAATGTGCAAATGTTGCCCCCTTGTAGGATTCTGAAGTGCCTTTCAGGTTATTGTAAAATCGATAAAAGTTAAAGGCAACTTCCATATGTGttgcattttttattaaaccttgaaaaataaagttgttattttttttcttgctcactgaacatttttttttaagctgaAGCTCTTAATCTACCAAAAGACTGATTCTACTAGATGTATGACTTTATATACTTGTGGTTTTTCCGTCCATTTAGAATATCTAttaggttttaactttttttttataagtagatttTAACTTAATTACTAACTTCTTATAAAGTGTATTACTATTATAGATATGAAATTTTCAAACCCAAAACTGCCATGAAGTTCTGTTTTTGTTTAACAATCAACCATGTATCTTACATCTATGTATTAAATAGAGGTGGATGACACTTTATAGTCTCTACTGAAATCTCATCTTTATAGGGAAACATCTAAGAAAACAACCAATAATCTCTACTAGCTTTTACGATATCTATTTGCTACCCAATAAGATTTTTTCCAAATGCCAAAAGTGTTGGCATATCTGTGTTCTATACCTTTTtgaaatgcaaaatttaaaattgaaaatgtcTAAAGGTGTGTTGGAAGACTTGCATTTGCAACCCAATATTCTAAATAATCCCAAAgtcaagaaacaaaaaacaattgaaatgAAGCAGCAAATATGTAGTTATATTGTGTAAAACATTGCTAAATATTTGTGCAGAAATGATCAATCAAGGCAGAAGGAGgataagaaataaattagaaaagaaaaattgcttGTACCTTGTTTTGGGTCTGGGTTGCATGTACTTGATTCAAGGAGAGAATGTACTTAATATTCTCTATTTAGTGGAAGAAGAAAAGCGGCTCTTATTGGTGGaaatgaaaacaacctcaaGCTTTAACCACTGGAACTGGGAGCTTTCTTGCTGGAACAAGAATGATGGCAAATGAGCTTTATTTTCTATACTACCAAAATGACTTTACTCCGTTTCTCTTCATGGAAAAGCAGATTACATATTAAGTCCAACCAAACCATTAAGAAACTGCCAGCTGTCCAAGAAGCAGAGGAAGCCATCTGCTCTAGGATATGACCCCTGGTGCCATTCCCCAAATTAAAATTACTATCCCACCCTTACCCAATCTCTGACCATATTCCTCTCACAAATTGAATTTCTAGTCCATGTCATGTCTCTTCTTAGGTTATAGCCTAGCCCATAAAGGCTAGAAGTGTCTTGACCTAAACACTAATCACATGTACATTTCCCGTGATGTAATATTCCACGAAAATTCATTCCCTCTGTCCAAAACTCAGCCTAAACCACAATCTGGTCCATCTCCCTCCCAGACGGCCTCCTTacccattttttcttcctccatCTTAGGCCCACATCCAAGCATCCATATACTGCTCTCTTCCATCAACCATGGCACAACTCAATCTCCTTCAATTTCCAACCCAATACTCTTACAAACACCAACCCTTCCTCTGACCCTTCTCCCGAATCCTCTCCATCCTCTATTTCGAATATCCCAAACTCGTGTCTTATCCCACCTCGCTCTCCTATCATCACTCGATCCCACACAAATTCCTCTCGTCCCTAAAGTTTTACTGATGGAAACATGTTGTATCCTACTCGAAATCATCTCACTGCCTCTGTAGGTGTACCAGATGATCCATTGAGTTTTTTCGAGGCTGTTAAACACACAGAATGGAAGGAGGCCATGACTAAGGAATACGAAGCTCTCATCTGGAATCAAACATGGACTTTGGTACCTCCTGTACCTCACACGAATGTGCTGGGATGCCATTGGGTTTTTCGCACTAAAACCCTAGCCGATGGTTCTTTTGAGAGACGGAAGGCACATCTCattgccaaaagttttcatcaACAACCAGGTGTTGATTGCCATGACACCTTCAGCCCAGTAATGAAACCTTCCACCATTCGGTTAATTCTATCCATCGCTGTCTCTCATGGCTGGTCTTCGCATCAAATTGACATTGAAAATGCCTTTTTACATGGTGTGCTCACTGATGATGTCTATATGCAGTAACCACAAGGATTTGTGAATCATTCTCAGCCTTCCCACATCTACAAGCTTGAGAGAGCTATCTATGGGCTTAAGCAAGCACCACAAGTGTGGTTTGCCCAATTAAGTTCCTGGTTCCTTGATTACGGTTTTATTGCCTCTAAAGCAGACCCATCTTTGTTTATTCTCAATTGCAATGACATTCATATGTATTTGCTCATACATGTGGATGATATAGTCATAACATCCTAAAAACAGTTGGCAATCATTGATCTCATTATGATTTAGGACTTGCCTTTCCAGTAAAAGATCTAGGTTCTCTGTCTTTCTTTTTggttattgaagttgattacACCACTAATGAACTTGTTTTAACCCAAAGAAAATACATCAAACATCTTATCAGCCGAAGCAATTTGCTTCATGCTAAACCCATGTCCTCAGCAATGGCTGCctccataaaattttccaaATCTGATACCCCAGATTTTGAGGATGATACATTATATCGCAGCATTGTGGGAGGTTTGCAATACCTCTCAGTGACAAGACCAAACATCTCTTACTCCGTCAACAAGGTTTTCCAATTCATGCATTCCCCAAAAGCCCCTCATTGGAGTGCCTTGAAGCGCATCCTTAGATATTTGAAAGCCACC containing:
- the LOC118349629 gene encoding uncharacterized mitochondrial protein AtMg00820-like translates to MLYPTRNHLTASVGVPDDPLSFFEAVKHTEWKEAMTKEYEALIWNQTWTLVPPVPHTNVLGCHWVFRTKTLADGSFERRKAHLIAKSFHQQPGVDCHDTFSPVMKPSTIRLILSIAVSHGWSSHQIDIENAFLHGVLTDDVYMQ
- the LOC118349630 gene encoding uncharacterized mitochondrial protein AtMg00810-like, yielding MAASIKFSKSDTPDFEDDTLYRSIVGGLQYLSVTRPNISYSVNKVFQFMHSPKAPHWSALKRILRYLKATINDGMFFASKSSLTLQAYSDADWGGGCPDDRRSTGGFWVYLDKHLVTWSFKK